In the Bacillus amyloliquefaciens DSM 7 = ATCC 23350 genome, ACGTACGATGAAACATTTGAGGTCAAGCACAGCGGCACGTCTGAGAAGCCGATTACATTTCAGAACTATCAGAATGAGCATGTCGCCATCAGCGGCAAATCTGTGTCAGACGGCGATTCTGAAACACCATTAATTCAAATCCTCAATAAACAGTACATTACCATTCACGGCATTACGCTTGAAAATCTCTCCGTTTCATCAGAAGATGCGACAGCGATGGGAATCTACGTCACCGGATCAAGCAGCCATATTACCATTGACGGCAACCACATCCAAAACATTAAAACAACGGCTGATGACGGAAATGCACACGGCATCGCGTTTTACGGCACAGGCGCGATGAAGGATGTCAGCATCACAAATAATACGGTTGAAAAACAGACGCTGGGCGCAAGCGAGGCGGTAGTTCTGAACGGAAATATTGACGGATTTAACATCGCCGGCAATACCATCCGGGACAATAACAATATCGGGATTGACGTGATCGGCTACGAAGGAACGTCCAAAGAAAATGATTATGCGCGAAACGGCGTCATTGAAAACAATACAGTGAGCCATAATTCCTCTTACGGAAATCCCGCCTACGGCAATGAATACTCAGCGGGCGGTATTTACGTTGACGGCGCAGAACATGTGGACATTAGGAAAAACACCGTTTACAACAATGACCTCGGCATTGAAGCCACTTCTGAGCATAAAGGGAAATACGCACAAGATATCCGGATTACGGATAACAAGGTGTATAACAATGCTTACACGGGTATTTCAATCGGGGGCTATGACACGAAGCGCGGCGGCACAATTAATTCCGTGATCGCTCACAACATCATGTACCGAAATGACACGAAGAACCTTGACGGCGGCCAGCTGCTGCTGCAGTACGACACAAAAGGGAACACCATCGAAAAAAACATCATGACGGCAAGCCGTTCCCGGATTTTTATCGCAAATGATTTTACGAAAAACGAAAGCAATACCGTTAACCATAACGTCTATCACAAAGAAACAGGAAAAGACGGCATTTGGAATTGGAAAAACAAAGAATACCGCTCATTCACAGCTTACCAAAAAGGAACGGCAAACGATTCAAATTCGATTTATGCGGACCCGATGTACCGTGACGAATCGTCTTATGACTTTACATTAAAGCCCGGATCACCGGCCCTGCCCGTCATTCAGTAACGGAACCATCAAAAAAAGCCAGTCTTTATCAGACTGGCCTTTTTTTATTTATACACGAAGGAATTTTCGGATGGAAGTCAGGCTTCCCCATACTCCGATAACCGCGCCGATCAGAATGAGCACAAGTGATACTTGGAACACAAACGGACTGTACGGCAGAAGTGAAACAAATGAACCCTGAACTTTCGGAGCCACCCAAGCGACCATCGACTGGTACGTACTGAGCACGAGTGCGATCGGTATGACTGAACCGAATACCCCGAGCAGCAGACCTTCAAGGAAAAACGGCCAGCGGATAAACCAGTTTGTCGCACCGACAAGCTTCATGATTTCAATCTCTTTTCTTCTTGCGAAAATCGTGATTTTAATCGTATTTGAAATTAAGAACATCGCCGTGAACAGAAGGCCGATGATTAACGCAATCCCGATGTTGCGTGACACGCCGACGATCTTAAACAGACGGCTGACTTCTTCTTTTCCGTATGTCACTTTATACACATGATCAAGCTTCTCAATTTTTTTCGCGACTTTCGGCGTATCATGCGGATCTGTCGTTTTGACGATAAACGCGTTGTTCAGCGGGTTTTCCTGATCTTGCATTTTCATGGCCTTTCCGCTGTCGCCGAAGCTTTTGACCAATTGATCAAGCTCTTTATCTTTAGATGAAAACTCTACGCTTTGGATTCCCGAGATGTCCTTAATCTCATTCTGCAGCGTATCCTGCGTTTTCTTATTCGACGTCAAATCAATTAATACTTTAATCTCCACTTCTTTTTCAGCATTTTTAGCCATGTTGTTTAAGTTCAGCATAATGACTAAAAACACGCCGACCAATATCAATGTAACGGTAACGGCACTGATGGATGCAAATGTCATCCATGTGTTTCTTCCGAGAGATTTAAAACTCTCACGCAAATGGCGCCCGAGAATTTTAATCATAAGAACCATACTCCCCTCTTGACTCATCACGCACAATAATTCCGTCTTCGATCGCGATGACCCGTTTCTTCATGGTGTTTACTATTTCTTTATTGTGTGTCGCCATCACGACAGTCGTTCCGCGGTTGTTAATCTCTTCCAGCGTCTTCATGACTTCCCATGATGTTACCGGATCAAGGTTGCCCGTCGGTTCGTCAGCTATAACGACGTCAGGATTGTTGACGATGGATCTTGCGATGGAAACACGCTGCTGTTCTCCTCCGGAAAGCTGGTCGGGAAACTGCCGCGCTTTATGCTTCAGCTGCACCAGATCGAGCACTTCAAGCACGCGTTTTTTAATGACTGACTGCTGCTCTCCGATAACCTCAAGCGCAAACGCAACGTTTTCAAATACCGTCAATTTCGGAAGGAGTTTGAAATCTTGGAAAACAACACCTATTTTACGCCGCACGAAAGGAATCTCTTTTTCTTTTACAGCCGCGAGATCTTTATGATTAATCAATATTTGCCCTTTTGTCGGTTTTTCTTCTCTGTAAATCATTTTGATAAAAGTAGATTTACCGGCTCCGCTCGGTCCTACGACATATACAAATTCTCCGGGATGAATCATGACTGACAGCCCGTTAATCGCTTTTACACCGTTCGGATAGGATTTATATACTTCTTTCATCTCTATCATGAAATCACCTAATCTTTTATTTATGTCTTGCAGCCATAGAGTTCGCAAAAATACTGCGGTTTATGGCCGATTTACCAGGAAACAGATGAAAAATCTGAAAGTTCCTTTTCCTCAGTACACTTCATTATACGTCAAATTTAGACATATTACTATTACAGTTTCTTTTCATTCCCAGGCCGTGAAAAAACCTTGCCCCTTATAACAGGCAAGGTTTTTCTGTTATTTTTTCTGTGACAGCCATTTGGCGATCTTTGTGGCGTCCTCATCACTTACAAGATGGCTCGGCATATTGCCGCGGCCGTTTTTAATGATGCTTTCAATTTTAGCTTCATCATATTTCCCGCCGACTTCCTGCAGATTGGGACCTCCGCCGCCTTCTAAGTCTTTTCCGTGGCAGCCGATACAGCTTTGCTGATAAAGCTCTTCGCCTGCTGACGCGGAAGCTTTTGATCCGCCTGAGCTGTCAGAGCTTTCTTTTTTTGATTCATTGGATCCGCCGCATGCCGCCAGCAGGACGGACATGGTCAGAACCAGCGCCAGCAGCGCCCATTTTGATTTCATATGTAAGATGCACCCCTTCGCTATTATAACTCCGTTTATGCGCGTTTGAAACCCTCGCCGAGCACCTCGCTTGCGTCTGCGACAATGACAAAAGCTGACTCATCAATTTGTTTGACGATTTGTTTCAGTTTTGTGAATTCGGTCTGGCCGACGACACACATTAAGATCGGCCGGTCATGTTCCGTATACCCGCCG is a window encoding:
- the ftsX gene encoding permease-like cell division protein FtsX, producing MIKILGRHLRESFKSLGRNTWMTFASISAVTVTLILVGVFLVIMLNLNNMAKNAEKEVEIKVLIDLTSNKKTQDTLQNEIKDISGIQSVEFSSKDKELDQLVKSFGDSGKAMKMQDQENPLNNAFIVKTTDPHDTPKVAKKIEKLDHVYKVTYGKEEVSRLFKIVGVSRNIGIALIIGLLFTAMFLISNTIKITIFARRKEIEIMKLVGATNWFIRWPFFLEGLLLGVFGSVIPIALVLSTYQSMVAWVAPKVQGSFVSLLPYSPFVFQVSLVLILIGAVIGVWGSLTSIRKFLRV
- the cccB gene encoding cytochrome c551 gives rise to the protein MKSKWALLALVLTMSVLLAACGGSNESKKESSDSSGGSKASASAGEELYQQSCIGCHGKDLEGGGGPNLQEVGGKYDEAKIESIIKNGRGNMPSHLVSDEDATKIAKWLSQKK
- the ftsE gene encoding cell division ATP-binding protein FtsE, yielding MIEMKEVYKSYPNGVKAINGLSVMIHPGEFVYVVGPSGAGKSTFIKMIYREEKPTKGQILINHKDLAAVKEKEIPFVRRKIGVVFQDFKLLPKLTVFENVAFALEVIGEQQSVIKKRVLEVLDLVQLKHKARQFPDQLSGGEQQRVSIARSIVNNPDVVIADEPTGNLDPVTSWEVMKTLEEINNRGTTVVMATHNKEIVNTMKKRVIAIEDGIIVRDESRGEYGSYD
- a CDS encoding nitrous oxide reductase family maturation protein NosD — translated: MKIKLSILSAAVLAAGITAFFWQKTEANEKTQTDALYVSPAGSDQNDGTKEKPFRTLKHAAEKAEAGTTVLIREGTYDETFEVKHSGTSEKPITFQNYQNEHVAISGKSVSDGDSETPLIQILNKQYITIHGITLENLSVSSEDATAMGIYVTGSSSHITIDGNHIQNIKTTADDGNAHGIAFYGTGAMKDVSITNNTVEKQTLGASEAVVLNGNIDGFNIAGNTIRDNNNIGIDVIGYEGTSKENDYARNGVIENNTVSHNSSYGNPAYGNEYSAGGIYVDGAEHVDIRKNTVYNNDLGIEATSEHKGKYAQDIRITDNKVYNNAYTGISIGGYDTKRGGTINSVIAHNIMYRNDTKNLDGGQLLLQYDTKGNTIEKNIMTASRSRIFIANDFTKNESNTVNHNVYHKETGKDGIWNWKNKEYRSFTAYQKGTANDSNSIYADPMYRDESSYDFTLKPGSPALPVIQ